GTTATAAAATTCAGGAAATGTCATCATCAATACTCAACAAgaataaaagttaaatataatgaagatttgcagttttgccacttgagtctgaactcagacatGAGATTGTTCATTAATCATGCCCCCTGGTATCTGCATTAATAATCAATTGAGTTGTGCTGCTGAAAGTGATACTAGtatttaaagtcaatacatacatgtataacaaaaatacattttgagtgatgtatccttcataagaaccactgttttcgatatttttttcatgttttcaataaataaaaacaattgtattaattgcggtactgcttatttgggagttagagtgcatctttaaaattaagaaagtcaATACTGGAAACAGTACTagttgtttaaaagaaaattaaacaagagctcAACAAGAGGATAATAATGATCATCTGTTTCTTTGCATTCAAGTAAGGACAGATAAATCAACAATTACTAGTTATGGACCTTGTTTCTACGTATTCTTATTATCACTTAAAGCATGTGGACaacattttatgttaatatcttcaTGGATTAGATTGACttggcagctgaagggctgaaaccatttccgCGATTAGTTCCCGGGGGCCCAAAATTGGGGTCAAAGGGATGTTATCAAAACGGCTCCCCTTACTTCAAATTTGAACAAAACCGGAGTGTCAATAATGATAAAGCAACAACCACAAGCTAccagtaacattttatatattggTTAAGGCCAAAGTTTCCTGACCTTGATGACAACAACAATGTTAAAGCTATAACaataacttgacattttttcttaaatgcttCTATTTTCTACAAGATAAAACCTACACTATGAAGAGCATTGCTCAGAATTCCTCTGAAAATTTAATTGATAATACCCCGgtacatgtttttttgaaaatttagaCGAATAGAGAATATTAAAAGTATAATGTGTATTTGAAAATGCAATGCAACATATCACCGAAACACTGTCAAAATAAgcttaaatgtataaacatttatatgttaacatttatgtcaatatctttaaaaaggccaagaaatgaaaacaataatatcttTATCAGATCAAACTTTCATTACCTAAGACacatgaaacaataaaataatttgaatcagaacaattgtatatacttttattttaagtaatgaATTAAACATGTAATTAAGTATGGAAAACAGTGAATGAacttaacacaagcccgcaagcttAAATCAAGTCAGGTCTTTTAAAAAAGCCTAGTTGGCCCGATATCCCAAGGACCTGCAAAATACTTCTGAGCCTCACAAATTTTGAGCCAAGCGGAAGGCTTACATAGAGTAAAAAAAGAATTgttcctttacatccagttgagataaaaatgaaattgagcCAAACAATATTGACCCAACAAATTTCGACTGTTTATCCactatttctatatatttatgtgtgtattttatttatatacatatatcaacaAATTTCCAGTCAGAGTCGTGTAGGTTATGATTTTTAAATAGTATGAATAAAAAGTATTTGGgtttacttgaaaaaaaatatcacaatttcaATGAGTGTctttgacttaaaaaaatgtccaaaacaGTCATTGAATCTAGACTTTAGAACGAACAAACCTAATTTCTTACACTTTtacttgaattaaaaaaaacaaaactagccctgctgtataaaatcCGGAATGAAAGCAAGCCCACGAAGCACTTAACCAGTGCAaagcttgtgctaatttcaaccaatgcaaaaaaatgctttcagtGTAAAATTAATACAGTTAATACCTAAATAGGAAAGAGGTCCTTATTCCCATTTCCAGCCTCAGTTAAAagtgattttgaaatatatttttttcaaaatcttaaagtgagagtttcaaaataatacataatgtCTGTGTGTCCTATACAACATGAGTATGACAGAATAACATGAacagtttgttttgttaaacaattcAGAAATGATTTTCCTAGTACGAATCCAAAAATTAAGTTATCTCtcattttttagataattttttcaaaaacttatAAATGAGagtttcaaaataatacataatgtatGTGTGTCCTATAGAACATGAATATGACAGAACAACTTgttcagtttatttttgttaaacaattcaGATATGATAATCCTAGTATGAATCATCTACGGTAATTTAGTTATCTCGCATTTTTGAGataattttttcaaaaactgaaagtgagagtttcaaaataatacataatgtatttgttgtGTCCTATACAACATGAATATGACAGAATAACATGAacagtttattttgttaaacaattcaGATACGATACATGTATTCCTAGTATGAATCAACTAATTTAGTTATCTCACGTTTTTgggatattttttttccaaaaacttAAAGTgagaatttcaaaataatacatgatGTATGTGTTTCCTTTACAACATGAATATGTCAgaataacatgaacatttaatttttgttaaacaatttaGATATGATAATCCTAGTATGAATCCTCTACGGTAATTAAGTTTTCTCACATTTTctagataatatttttaaaaacttgaagTGAGAGTTCCAAAATAATACACAATGCATGTGTGTCCTATACAACATGAATATGACAGAATAACATGaacagtttatttttgttaaacaattcaGATATGACTCTCCTAGTATGAATCCACTAATTTAGTTATCTCGCATTTTTACTACTCGTAGAAGATCCATCACAGTCGTCGTCCGAACTTGAAAACTTGCGCTTCACTCCCTGCCCCCTCATGAACATTTCAGAATATGACGGAGTGGGGCTCTCAATGGGGTTTGGCTGCAGAAGCCAGCTCATGTTATTTTCAAGGAATTCCCGGAGCCCGGGCGGCATGTCTATGACTTTGAGTACATCTAAATGTCGGGGTATAACAGTCCGTAGTACTTGACAACACATAAACTGGAGAGAAGTCTTAAACGATCTGCACTTAATCACTTTCATTCCACTGCGCGCCGCTGTCGAGGAGACGACCGGGTAAAGCTTCTTCCCTTGAAGGCCCCTGTAGGCTATACCTGAAATAATGTTTCCATGttaatgccatttttttttaatccctCTGTGCATCACAAAATTACAGCCTGGACATGACCAACTACAATGTATATTCATATAAGCAGCATTCCACTATGATAAAGCTGTCAGTGTGACCCGGACCCTTGAGGTTGTAGGGACGTAGGTTTTGCGCATCTTGTCGTCTTTTTGTACTGAATACATGTactaaataattttgaaattcctctgtgcatgacaaagttacagcctggacacaaaAAACTGTCCTTTGAGGGCATAAAAAAGCTTTctgtaaaaactttaaaaatattcaaacttacatcttgtaacttaagtataaaacttagtcacatttttgtaaaaatggtgGATGGCCTACTAAAGTATATTCTTCTTAAGTACTACATGACCTCCAAAATTTAATGCTCTGTATTTGAAGTTGAATTTCCCtattgtatatttaattatatattataatgaaacctGTCGCATTAAATAAGTACTAGCTTTAATAAGAGCCACTAAGTAAACACTAGCTTTCCGTGAATCAGATTTGTTGTCCGTCATTTTCACaaatcaagggtcataactctagAATGACACTGGTTGCCTctcaataatgacaaagtaGTGGTTTCTGCCAAGACAATCAACATGAGAGTGATTCATGTCATAAGTATAAACCAATGtattatgcaaataaaaaattggTGCCAGAATgccagaaaagaaaaaaatggaaaatcaATGCCATAAAATGTCCAAGTTCAGCAATAATTAAAGTGTGACACCACTGTCACAGACAATGAGGCAGACACCTGAACTTTGAGATACCCAGAAAATAGCCTGGCCACAATTTCTTAATAACAGGATCCAGCTAAGCtcaccattttgttttttaatttccgTAATATGTTCgctttttattgaatttttagACTTGAAATAGGAATTATCTTTCTGACAATCACAACAAACAAAATTTTCATTTCCcaaattaaagaatatatttggGTTATTTAATATAAGCTACTAAAGTCTGTTAAGCTAAAATAAGTCTCAAGAAATCAGGGCCTGGCACTAGCAGTCATTTAAATTActcttttggatgaacaagcccgaattcatatGCTACTGCTTGAcattacattttgaacaaacacTGCTTTTtaaaacccagaatttgagcaagcccggatagcattttaccagtgcagggcttgatGGCTTGTGCAACTTACCAAGTggttttctgtttttataaaatgataaggTCCCATGCCACATATCCAAGTGGACACCAATAATTGTTCCTTGGCCGAACTTGCTGGCATACATCTGTTTGAGTCCCTTGTGGTGCAGCATGCCAGTGTATGACATGCCCCAGCTTTCTGCATCCCTGCCCACAAGGCTGCAGAACTTGTGTCGATACTTGTTCAGGTCTAGATCAACAGTTCCAACACCGACCATCTGCAAGCAAGGAAACAGTTAATGGTGTAATTGCTATACATGTAAATACCACATTGTATATTTGGGAGTGAAATTAAGTTTTGATAATCATCACcatatcaacaaaacatttttattcaggTAGAGGGCCCTGTTTCAATTAAGATCGTAAGGCTCTTTCTATGCACAACTCAATTTTTGACGTAACTgtgtttcaacaaaaatattggAATTTATCGTATAGATTCAGCCTGTTATCTTATGGGTGTCCCTGAGCACACTTAAGCAGAGTAAGTTCTACGACTACTATATTATTGAAATGGTTGtctgtattaaaaatacataaaagcCTTAAAATGATATCTActtaacttaaaatataataaatatattttatattggcactgtttcatttaaaataaaactcagatgatatattgatattataaaattatataaaacttcGAACAAGATTTATTCCCATTTAGTAAATatgaaatctttgaaatatGTCTCTGTCCCAAAATACAGCAAGCATTTTGGGAATGGGATCAAATTAGACCAGTGCCCTCTAAAAAAAACttggataagttatccacaggTTTTCCTTAAgcattatttataaatcatttggtggtttattttaatttttaataaatattgaccaattgataaacattttggctaactATAACCAAGCCAATGAATTAACCAgttacaattggctgctgatatatttcaatataattgtttgcttatagtttttattacaatttgctgctgatttattttattacaaatggaTGACATATTGTATCTACATACCATGTCAGTGCCATACACAGGAGTGGTCATCTTCACTTCCCAGTAGTACTGGTCATCACACATTGGCTGACTGCCTCTCACAGCAGCTGTACCACAACTGTAGTCAACATGGAACACTACCTCACGCTGGTCGTGTTTCAGAAAGCTTGCGGCAGATTTTGAACCACTGTCCCAGGTCCATTCAAAATCTGAAATTTATGATGATATTAAAGGGACCAGATTAATCAACAATTATTCATCAACGTCAATTTTTGATcctgaaaattatatttacagtGGTCagaattaacacaagcccgaaAACCCTGCACTGATAAAATGTCTTCTAGGCTtgctaaaattctgaatttAGGAAGTGGGAAGAGGATTGGGTCTCAAAATTGTACTCAAAATAATGcacattacaaaatatatatagatggtTAAAGCATAAAATGGTAAAAGAAATCAGCATTAGAGAATCatacaatattaaataccaGTCATCAGGTCTTGAAGGCAAACAATACAGAATATAATAACGCATTTATGATCATTTGAAAAGGATTTATAGTCAAAACAACACCAACTCAAAAACTTTTGTCCCAATATTGTATGTTGACTTTTGagcattttgtattattttttattggggCCGTTCATAAGGGACATTAATTCAGAGTCAGCGACATTATAActacatttattatatgctcatcacaaatccacacgcaatacatatcgcaaaaaaCAGTAGTCCGTATTCctctccagtgcaatacggccgtatttcACTCTTGTGACATCATGTCATAATAAGTTttgttgcgcgatgttaaaatgatgtcataaaaccAAAAAGTGCGTcgttaaaattacatttattatgaaaacatgtggctttgaAGTGATCTAACCAgcaatgtatataataaaagggtccggctgcgttttgatccggaatgttgTACTCTCCtctcgtgaaatccgaatctgaaaaatccactcgagtcgaatacaacctcctggatcaaaacacAGTACTAATACCCCTTTTATATTATTCTAAAGTGAATGCATCTGCAGGATGTATTTTGTAATGTCAGGGGtacatacatgcaaataaaaggGACCGTTTGTTTTGAACTAGTTTCTCCTTTCACCTTTTCAAATGGAGGTAAAAAAGCACAATTTTAATGTCTGTGCATATATCAGTAGTGAAACCTGATGAAGGCGAATACTtttgctattattttttttttcacattctttttgtttgtttattcttttgacaaaatatgttcACAGAGTTGTTCCATTATAATTTTCATAAGAAACATGCTATTGTCTTCATTAGTGTTTTAGCCAggaattaaaaagggcagggtgggccaaaaaagggcagggtgggccaaaATAGGGGCATGGTGCTTTCTTAAATGGGAAAACAATGCGCACAATATTagctttgtattgttgtaaaacgaccatgtaccttatcaaagtacatgcatgttcatgcacACATTGTAGTAATATCCCTACAGAATACTCTTAATTCttctttcttgttcattttcacttcTGACACTTTCTTTAACATCTCGGGTTGTTGTATCCAGGGCTCTCACAAGGCTGATTATtggggagaagtcacttctcccatcagtcaaattagggagaagtggggagactttaaggAGAAAAGATACTTATCGTAAAACCTGAGATAAATATTGTGCCATGtcacaaaactttaaattcacatttactttgattgcttttactagatggaatgttaaaaaaaagtgttcttttttggcCTATCAAAAGTGTACTTGTCTAGAGTCTCCTTTCTGCAATGTATAGTTTACCTCCAAAAAGcgtctaaaataaaaacaaagacatttaaaaaaaataccatttgaaacaatcagaaTGGCCATATGagctgttaaaaacatttaagtgcaGGGAGCGAATCTTGTTTTGGTACAATCAGGATAGGGTATGGatgtcacattcagctttgctgttgtttacttgtctttggttaaataaatttcaatatggtgacattttaaaacaaaatgacatttaaaatctctaTCCTTCATGAAAAACTCACTAACACTTCATAATAGAACTAGAAAATCGAGAAATAAACTCTCttatgacaaaatggcggtgaCTCGCCGAATGTTCTACTTTTAAACATCGTACAAATGAGGAAAATACTGTAAGCAAACgctatataaagcaaataaaaaagttttgagatTACAAATATTGGTCAAGAAGTTTTGAGTATTTAATTTATGACATATTTAAGAAAAGGGTCATATCCTAATCAAAGGAACAATCATGCAAATTTGATAATGAATTGATAAGTGAATATGGGGACTTGAATTAAACACTaagctttaaaaaatgtgtttaaaccgCCACTGGCCTATAGTGTGGACCTTAGACCAATAATGGAATACTTCGGCAAAATTAGGGACGTTTAAGCATTTTGGCCGGGGCATTTCTACTCTGCCTCTCTGGCCATCATGATCAGTGGACATTTTAACTTTCTACTTTGGGAAGATGTAAGTAAAGGCTTTGAACTTGACACATACACTTACAAGAATCATCTTCTCCACACACGCACTCCTTTTCTCTCCCAGTTTTATAGCAGTCACAGAACGCTTCCCCTTTTACTGGTTTCGCAGATCCAACTGTCAAATGTGACGCGACCTCTTCTCGGTCCGAATTTTCCGTCTCACCGCTATCATCCGATTCGTAATCAAGTTCGGCGTTACTACTTGCTGGACGATCTTCTAAAGATTTGACATCTTCTGAGTCTTCCTCTGCGCtcatttttctttattgtttcGTTTTTAAGCCATAAATTTACATACTAATCGTCAAAAAAGGTAAACAAATTATGAACTTCAGCATAAGGAACATGTCAGAGACGTGCCGATTTTCAACATCCGGGTGCTTATACGGTAAAACTCGTTTCTTAAATAACGAAGCCAAATTaccaatctcctacgcagtgcTTTCCCTTAGCATGTAGTATCCGACGTCAgaaaaaatctttatatttataagttttgTGGTGGTTATTTGGACGTATCGATAAAAAACAAGCAACAAAATTGGCGCAATGCTCTTAGTTACTTTGGTTAAGTTTAATGGCCCGTAATTTGTAAGGCCAATGCCAAAACAACCCGCACACtggcacgcacacacacacgcacaaaaTCGTGACAACAAAAATGATTCACATGAACTTACCATTGGAACCTTAATTGAAGCAAAGTTCACTGATGTTAAACTCAGACGTATTCCAACATATTGACAATGGAATACCCGTGCACTGAGTATGAAATGACTTGAGAGTTAACCTGCCCGCTCTTCGCTGCACCATTTCTATTTTCTAGatgttgattttaattgaaattatgtCAGAATTGCATATCGCATTACAAGCATTTCATTTACAGAACACCATAAATCGTAAATATGATTCATACGGTGTATCCATACCGTGATGTTTATATACTGACCTCATTCACGTTTACTAAATGTTTGGTCTATTGTTCAAGTCAAGTCAGTCAAAAAATCTGGTCATGAAGTTAATAGCTTTGTCTGATTGTtttgttgtgtgttgttgtttttttgcttaaaatgaatagATCAgtgtatatgtgttttatatcataaatgaagAAGCCGTCATGTactaatttcaaaatataaatgtttgatatataactACGTAGTGCTATTCTTTCCAAAAGTATGACGTAACGTCATTGATAAATAACGTGCGTTGAAAAATGATCCGCCGTTTTATGTTTTTAGCGCTGTACATAAATAGTGGCACGTAAGTATTTATGATTGAAATGGCCCACATTCGTTGCCAATCAGAACGAACTAATTAAAGTCAtttactaaaatttaaaaaaaaacaacaacaacataatctAAAAAGCtcgttttttgttttgattttttcaaacctTTCGCCGCGAAAACGTGCTAGCTACGTTTGGGACCAGtgcgaaaaaaaacaacgataTTAACAAACTGTAAATGGTACAACGTCGAGGTGCACGCTTTATCAAACAGAAGTACCAGTACAAATCAAGCGTCACTGAAATGTTCCAATACCTCAAATGGCATGGAACCCTCTTCAGGAACGCAGAAGGATCTCCCGCAATAATctcttatataaattattaaaaagacCTAGTTGCCATCAACAAAACCAACTGTCTTATACCACAGTTTCATCTCTCTCGACATATATCAACACACTCCTTCGAGAGACTACAATGTACTACAAGCTACCggcaacaatatttttttccctCGAACTTTTAATAATTGGAGCAGTCTTCCATCGGACATCATGCGTATCAGCAGGCTCGTTTGATGCCTGAGGCCCAGCTAGCCACCCACTTTACCTAGACTCTTAAATGTGCTTTGAATTTTATCTTTAACTTTACATACTCTTACTTTTCTTCTTGtcttgttttgctttattgCGCTATCCCCAGGCAATAATTTTCAGCCTGTTGAATGCGACCAGTATCTGGTTGAAGTAGAAACTGAACCTTCATGAAACTAATACGGCGACGGTTGTCATTTAACCATGACACATACAGGGAGAATACTTCGTCAATAGACAATATCACATGGTCGTATTATCCACGGACCTATACACCACATAGTTATATATGGTTCATGGATCCGTGGCTAATCTTTTGCCAATCCAGGCGATGTACCCATTCGCGCCATCAACCATTCAAGGGCATTTAACAAGTGCTAGTTCTTTGGtccaatttatttaagatttatcTCCCCTCAATTATGCAGTATACATGTACTCAGTCAGCTGATCACGGACGGGgtcattttgaaaagtttgtatTATAATGAACGTTTACATTTAGATTCATCACCATTTACACAATATAGACAAGAAATGAAGTGTTTTGCATTTTGGAGTAGTAGGACATTATTGTGTAGTTCAGCGTCACTGTGTCAAAAATATTTAGTCGAACGTAACCTTATTGATTTGTAATCCAAGATGGCCGAATGTCGAAGATAACAACGATGAAAATCCGAAGAAAATGGGTAACACGTAATATTTATGTACTTAATGGAGCAGTCAGTGGCTAAAGAGATCAAGAAATGATGGAATGTAAATTCAAAGATTTGATTGAACTCCATAGGCATAAATTTTCTGCTGTCGTTGACGCAGAAAGGCTGTTACCAATTTTAGAAAACGTAGAAACATTGACTAATGCCGAAGttagtgaaataaataaactaaccACAAACAAGGAGAAAGTCGAGAAAGTGTTAGACATACTATTGCATAAGGATAACTTGGCGTTCAAGAGTTTGTGCCATGCTTTGGAAAGCACCTACCCTCATCTTTTGACTGTAATGTTCCTTGGAAATAGTCCAGCCATAAGATCAACTTCTGCCTCAGGATCAGgtaattatgatttattaataataaatgtttttattgataatgtAAGTTGGTCATATTTTGCACATGATACTCAAGAATGATTGTGCCGATGCATATAGAAGATGAAGGACTTCAAAACCTATATTTTTGTCTGGCAACACTGGCCCTGTCAAGGtatcatacataaacaaataaatgctgATAAAGTTCTTATGGTCTTTCGATGTTGGACATATTGTCTTTCAATCTACACTGTATGGTCATCCTATATGGGCTGTATCATTGACTTTCATCATGGCCATATCTGGCCCTGGCCAGATTGTCTACCAATTCTTTCTATGGTGATTATGATTAATTTCTAAATTTGCACAAGGGGTGATGATGAGAACTAGAAGGCAGCCCAAAATACACAAGGCCTGAGGCATGAAGAATCTCTTCTGGGTCTGTGGAGATTCCAGCGCTACAGACCTGAgggcttttatttgttttaaatttcaagaCCCTATAGGCCTTAAGATTTTCTTTCCGGCTTGTAAGATTTTTCATAGGCCCAAATTGCCTGTGTTTCAAAATTTGTTTCGTGCAGACTAAACTAGCGTATACTCCGACCTTGCCACTTCTAACTCAGGTTTAGGACCCTATAAAAAGTCTGATGGCATTATGTTACTTTCATCTAATGATCTTTTTTATATGATTGCCATAAGTCTTAGGATTGCACGTAAGCTAGGATGGCGCAATTAAATGAACTAGATAAAGTTTCCAATTAGGCCATGTCATTTTGacttaaattttctttttgaaaagcttgaaaaaacacagcattttcaaaatttagtaGCTATTGGGTGATTAGGCTAGTCCTTAGCGCCAACATGCAAGCAGCattgcattttgattttaaaggaAATCCTGAGAATGACACTGAGTAAATAAAATTTCTCATATTGACATGTATGATTGAAATGATGTATGGAGGTATGATATTTCTAGGTACTGACTACTGTTGACTGGATTGTCACTCTTGTATAAAGTAAGACTTCCAGTCTCTGGCAAGAGATGCATTGAATGACCCCTGAGTTTTTTATCAGCGATTTATATAGCCAATATTTGGCTATTTTCCCAACCAAAAGCCAAAACGCATATGTTCTTTTCCGAAATGTTGATTTTTCTCTTTTACTGAATAATTTCTGTAGCCAAAAATGAAAGTTATTGTTGTTAAAAGGTATAAAATCCCACacaaaaaatggttaaaaaggGTATTTGAGGATTTTCAACCTTagattaaattataaaaaaacagcccaattttgtgaaaaaatatgtgaaatttcCCAATTCAAAAGGGTGAGGTAATTTCCCCCTAATACATAGAAAAAAGCCCTTGTCCGAAGTTTTTCTCTCAGTAGTCAATTTTAGAGAGCTTGTTTGTTgcagtttgttttatatatcaagCCCTTCCCTGATGCAGTTGAAGTATTGGTAGGTGCATACATAACATATTGACGTTTAGTTAAAaccaatattattatacatgtactatttataacaatttgtCATGCAGTTAATACTGCAGTACTTCATTTcacaatgtttgtattattaaatttcaatgaaaatgttacACAATAATCAGTGGGTATTTTTCCTTAAGTATAGACAGTTCTCTATTTGCGTCTagtacaagtttttttttttaaatttagcatGTTTGCATAACAGTGAAATTAAACAAAGATCCGTTATTAGATTGTCTTTGCcatcaaatgattttaaagttttgtgattttatcatttttacacaCTAATTATTCTGTTCGCTTTATttgtaaacacatttgtttttttcttttacaatacaGTCTTGTTTAAACCTAAACTACCTTATCTCTACATCTAGTTTTAAGAACTGAATGAATAATGTTCACAAATCCTGTATACATTGAATTTTAACTTCAGTTTTTTTCATGGTCTATCACTTGtagagaaaaaaatgtgacCAGATTTTACTGATAAAAGTAATCCATTATTTTAGGAGCCAAGTTTATGCAAGAGTTCAATTTTTGCAATCTACAGAAAATAGAGCGGGCGCACTTCGGCAGAGGTAGCCTGCTCTATTT
Above is a genomic segment from Mya arenaria isolate MELC-2E11 chromosome 2, ASM2691426v1 containing:
- the LOC128217940 gene encoding SPRY domain-containing SOCS box protein 3-like isoform X2 yields the protein MSAEEDSEDVKSLEDRPASSNAELDYESDDSGETENSDREEVASHLTVGSAKPVKGEAFCDCYKTGREKECVCGEDDSYFEWTWDSGSKSAASFLKHDQREVVFHVDYSCGTAAVRGSQPMCDDQYYWEVKMTTPVYGTDMMVGVGTVDLDLNKYRHKFCSLVGRDAESWGMSYTGMLHHKGLKQMYASKFGQGTIIGVHLDMWHGTLSFYKNRKPLGIAYRGLQGKKLYPVVSSTAARSGMKVIKCRSFKTSLQFMCCQVLRTVIPRHLDVLKVIDMPPGLREFLENNMSWLLQPNPIESPTPSYSEMFMRGQGVKRKFSSSDDDCDGSSTSSKNAR
- the LOC128217940 gene encoding SPRY domain-containing SOCS box protein 3-like isoform X1, which translates into the protein MSAEEDSEDVKSLEDRPASSNAELDYESDDSGETENSDREEVASHLTVGSAKPVKGEAFCDCYKTGREKECVCGEDDSCKYFEWTWDSGSKSAASFLKHDQREVVFHVDYSCGTAAVRGSQPMCDDQYYWEVKMTTPVYGTDMMVGVGTVDLDLNKYRHKFCSLVGRDAESWGMSYTGMLHHKGLKQMYASKFGQGTIIGVHLDMWHGTLSFYKNRKPLGIAYRGLQGKKLYPVVSSTAARSGMKVIKCRSFKTSLQFMCCQVLRTVIPRHLDVLKVIDMPPGLREFLENNMSWLLQPNPIESPTPSYSEMFMRGQGVKRKFSSSDDDCDGSSTSSKNAR